CCGGTTGACAGCAGTTCTGTATAGACCGGCTTCGGGCTATGCGGAAACGCAATTTCCCGGCACCGGGAATGGATTCCATCGGCGCCGATCAAAAAATCGAAGTCGCCGGATACCCCATTGGTCGTACGGATACTGATTTTTTTTCCTGACTCTTCGATGGAATCCAGCCGGCAGTCATAGGTGATGGCACAACCTAGGGAATTTAGCCGGTCATGCAATAGCCGGATGATGGCCGAGCGTTTAACCTGAACATTTTCGATCCCATACCGTTCAGATTGATAGGATGTGTCAAGTTTGGCGATACAGGTTCCAGCAGCATTCAGAAACTGCAGGGACCCCGGACAATATTCCTCATAGATCCGGGAAATATCGGCAAGTTCCTTTAGGACATTGAGCCCATTGGGCGATATGCCGATAAATAATCCTTCTTGCATCTGGCTTTCTTTGCGGCTTTCGATGATGCTGACCTCGGCCCCCTGTCCAATAAGTGCTATGGCCAATGCGGGCCCCGCAATCCCTGCACCGACAATTAATACTTTTTTTTCTTTCATTGAATCTTGATTTTTATGACTATTAAATCCGCACAACAGGTGCTATCGACCCCGGCCAGGGGGCAGAAGGACCTTCCCTTTGTTCCGCAGGTTACGTTAAACACAAGCGGGCATTCGAACTTCGTTACAGGCCGCCTACCCTGCCCGTAAGTATGGAAAGCCGGTTACAGGGGCCTTAAAAAAACATTGCCGGCCATGTATGCGAAATAAGTATGGTGGCCCGGTTACCTCTGCAGTAAGTCTTCAACCTTATTTACGGCTGCCCGAACGATTACTTTTATTATCTTTGCAATAGAGTTATTTATTTAGCTAAAAAAGTATCTCTGTCACAAAGATAAAAATATTTTCAATTCATGCGAAAAAAAAACAGCGCACAAAATGACAAGACCGATCGTATACAGGAACTGACCCGGGAGTTTTCTACGTTGACGGTAGTCATGCACCAGTCGATCGCCCATGCTGCAGGGCTGGCGGGCACCGATCATAAATACATCGACCTGCTGCTGAAACACGGAGCAATGACCCCCGGGAAAATTGCGGAACTAAGCGGCTTATCGACAGGGGCCGTTACCGGTATGATTGATCGCCTGGAAAGAGAAAACCTGGTACAGCGGGAAAGAGATGCGGTAGACAGGAGAAAAGTTATCGTAGTATTAAACCGCGAAGCGGCTTTTCAACGGATTGGCCCGGCATTTCAAAACATAATGGCTGAAGCAGAAAAACTATACAGTGCATTCACTGCAACAGAGCTGGATACCGTTCAAAAATACCTGGAAGCAGTCATC
The sequence above is a segment of the Niabella agricola genome. Coding sequences within it:
- a CDS encoding MarR family winged helix-turn-helix transcriptional regulator, which codes for MRKKNSAQNDKTDRIQELTREFSTLTVVMHQSIAHAAGLAGTDHKYIDLLLKHGAMTPGKIAELSGLSTGAVTGMIDRLERENLVQRERDAVDRRKVIVVLNREAAFQRIGPAFQNIMAEAEKLYSAFTATELDTVQKYLEAVIAFTKKQITALNKKKTDQTS